A single Silvibacterium dinghuense DNA region contains:
- a CDS encoding CRTAC1 family protein, which produces MTAAYRLAAFASLLFGLSLAVAQDASVPGNFVEVTDQVGVHFEHQAPHTSRKYLIETMGSGAALFDYDNDGRLDLFLVNGAPYGDPTPKGTIPQKTGPKYWNRLYHQKADGTFEDVTEKAGLEGVGYGMGVAVGDYDNDGREDLFVTALGGNKLYHNNGDGTFTDVTAKAGVGGSGWSTSAAWVDLDNDGRLDLVVLRYIQWDWDDVYCGEHREGYRGYCHPDVFQPISMLVYHNNGDGTFTEEAAKLGLDKPAKALGIAIADYDRDGHIDLYVANDSMVEFLFHNKGNGTFEEVGLDSQVAVDGEGRTFAGMGIDFADYNNDGLPDVVVDDLANQKYALFTNAGDGTFNYASYMTGIAGMTLLHSGWGVRFLDYDNDGWKDLLFAQGHDLDTIELTSPQLHYREPLLLARNLGGKKFVDVSSVSGDVFTKRWVGRGMATGDINNDGLEDVVVTENGGPAHVLLNETKTANHWIGFSLVGHKSNRDAIGAVIKITTPQGSQWATVTTASSYLSASDKRVEFGLGREASVQSVEIRWPSGIVQTLKDVKSGQYLKVDEPDK; this is translated from the coding sequence ATGACGGCTGCCTATCGCCTTGCTGCCTTTGCCTCTCTCCTCTTTGGCCTATCTCTTGCTGTTGCCCAGGATGCGTCTGTTCCTGGCAACTTTGTCGAAGTGACAGACCAGGTTGGTGTGCACTTCGAGCACCAGGCTCCGCATACCTCGCGCAAATATCTCATCGAGACGATGGGCTCGGGCGCCGCGCTCTTCGATTACGACAACGATGGACGGCTCGACCTCTTTCTCGTCAACGGCGCGCCCTACGGCGATCCCACGCCGAAGGGCACCATCCCGCAGAAGACCGGGCCGAAGTACTGGAACCGCCTCTACCACCAGAAGGCTGACGGCACCTTTGAGGATGTTACGGAGAAGGCCGGGCTCGAAGGTGTGGGCTACGGCATGGGTGTGGCCGTCGGAGACTACGACAACGACGGACGCGAGGATCTATTTGTAACCGCGCTGGGTGGAAATAAGCTTTACCACAACAACGGCGACGGCACGTTCACGGATGTCACAGCCAAAGCCGGTGTCGGCGGCAGCGGATGGTCCACCTCCGCGGCCTGGGTCGATCTCGACAACGACGGACGGCTCGATCTCGTGGTGCTGCGCTACATCCAGTGGGACTGGGACGATGTTTACTGCGGCGAACATCGCGAAGGCTATCGCGGGTACTGCCATCCCGACGTCTTTCAGCCCATCTCCATGCTGGTCTATCACAACAACGGCGACGGCACGTTCACGGAAGAGGCTGCGAAGCTCGGTCTCGACAAGCCCGCGAAGGCACTGGGCATTGCGATTGCCGATTACGACCGCGATGGGCACATCGACCTCTATGTCGCCAACGATTCGATGGTGGAGTTCCTCTTCCACAACAAGGGCAACGGCACGTTCGAAGAGGTCGGCCTCGATTCGCAGGTGGCCGTCGATGGCGAAGGGCGCACTTTTGCCGGCATGGGCATCGACTTTGCGGACTACAACAACGACGGACTGCCGGACGTTGTCGTCGATGACCTTGCCAACCAGAAGTACGCGCTCTTTACCAACGCAGGCGACGGCACGTTCAACTACGCGAGCTACATGACCGGCATCGCCGGCATGACGCTGCTGCACTCCGGCTGGGGCGTGCGTTTTCTCGACTACGACAACGACGGCTGGAAGGATCTGCTCTTCGCGCAGGGCCATGACCTCGACACTATCGAGCTGACCTCGCCGCAGCTTCACTACCGCGAGCCGCTGCTGCTGGCGCGTAATCTCGGCGGCAAGAAATTCGTCGATGTCTCTTCTGTCTCCGGCGATGTGTTTACGAAGCGCTGGGTGGGACGCGGCATGGCCACAGGCGACATCAACAACGACGGGCTTGAGGATGTGGTCGTGACCGAGAACGGCGGGCCAGCGCATGTGCTGCTCAACGAGACGAAGACCGCGAATCACTGGATCGGTTTCAGCCTTGTGGGTCACAAAAGCAATCGCGACGCCATCGGAGCAGTGATCAAGATTACCACTCCGCAGGGTTCACAATGGGCTACGGTGACGACGGCATCGAGCTATCTCTCCGCGAGCGATAAGCGGGTGGAGTTCGGCCTCGGCCGAGAGGCTTCCGTGCAATCAGTCGAGATTCGCTGGCCGAGCGGCATTGTGCAGACGCTCAAAGATGTGAAGAGCGGCCAATACCTCAAGGTCGACGAGCCGGATAAGTAA
- a CDS encoding alpha-L-arabinofuranosidase C-terminal domain-containing protein: protein MTLARWFFPLLAGTAWAVLPLSLSAQISETQAPPSVVSLHVDAAKAAGYRIPRTIFGSFLEPIGNSTYNGLWAQVLENPSLEENLWDTNHIAEMLREQPELSEASRLGLPLPWRPLDVRQGNRYEPHWGDAANSWRSLEVLGVPGEATGIVQRVYLPVQRELSYQGSLWAKHLLGPATLTMQIRRHHSLEVIASTTVTATDTNWTKYLFTLQIPQGKLQRLEPADFVVLVDGEERVDLDNIDLFPADALENGLGGLDPDEVKMAREMHTPLVRFGGNFTSGYHWKDGIGPEDKRVSMLNIAWGIPEYNTFGTDEFLRFCKLIGAEPQVAVNLGSGTPEEAAAWVKYVDNRFNSDAGGLHWELGNELWGSWNLGWPTLQQLPARTKEMSEAIRAVDPRAKLIATGQDPDHFQQWNAAQLTNPAGTFDYLSTHFVVTTDATVKPSPNADFLAQATFALPVQLGRQLREMQQQMDGTPAFAHKTHIAFTEWLFVGHRPDTPRFTNMGGAIAAAAFFNMLMQNADVVPVSDMTGIMEFAGIWKKRGQVYAAPAYYVFQMYAGADATTPVAITGSTGSYAVKDGITRLPNIADVPYLDTVAAKNDAGDTLTLFVVNRHLTRDLTTDIDVQGFAAAATAQVKTLDAPSLYNENTDDNPQSVIPKESAVAVKGGKLRCVFPHESVTVITLKKS, encoded by the coding sequence CTCGAGCCCATCGGCAACTCCACCTATAACGGGCTCTGGGCCCAGGTGCTCGAGAATCCGAGCCTCGAAGAGAACCTCTGGGACACAAATCACATCGCGGAAATGCTGCGTGAGCAGCCGGAGCTGAGTGAAGCCTCGCGGCTGGGATTGCCTCTGCCGTGGCGTCCGCTCGATGTGCGGCAGGGCAACCGCTATGAGCCGCACTGGGGCGATGCGGCAAACTCCTGGCGTTCGCTGGAGGTCCTGGGCGTGCCGGGAGAAGCCACGGGCATTGTCCAGCGCGTGTATCTGCCCGTGCAGCGTGAGCTGAGCTATCAGGGCAGCCTGTGGGCGAAACATCTGCTCGGCCCGGCGACGCTGACCATGCAGATCCGGCGGCATCATTCGCTGGAAGTGATCGCCAGCACAACTGTCACCGCCACGGATACAAATTGGACGAAATATCTTTTCACGCTGCAAATACCGCAAGGCAAGCTGCAGCGGCTGGAGCCGGCAGACTTCGTGGTCCTGGTAGACGGCGAGGAACGCGTGGACCTCGACAACATCGACCTCTTTCCGGCCGATGCGCTCGAGAACGGGCTCGGCGGCCTCGATCCGGACGAGGTGAAGATGGCGCGCGAGATGCACACGCCGCTGGTGCGCTTCGGCGGCAACTTCACCTCTGGCTATCACTGGAAGGACGGCATCGGCCCTGAGGACAAGCGTGTAAGCATGCTGAACATCGCATGGGGCATTCCCGAGTACAACACCTTCGGCACCGATGAATTCCTTCGCTTCTGCAAGCTGATCGGTGCCGAGCCGCAGGTCGCCGTGAACCTCGGCAGCGGCACGCCCGAAGAGGCCGCGGCCTGGGTGAAGTACGTGGACAACAGGTTCAACAGCGATGCCGGCGGCCTGCATTGGGAGCTGGGCAACGAGCTCTGGGGCAGCTGGAATCTGGGCTGGCCGACGTTGCAGCAACTGCCGGCGCGCACGAAGGAGATGAGCGAGGCGATCCGTGCCGTCGACCCCAGGGCGAAGTTGATTGCGACCGGCCAGGACCCCGATCACTTCCAGCAGTGGAATGCGGCGCAGCTGACGAATCCCGCGGGAACCTTCGACTACCTCTCCACGCATTTTGTCGTCACGACCGATGCGACGGTGAAGCCCAGTCCGAATGCGGATTTCCTGGCGCAGGCCACCTTTGCGCTCCCGGTGCAGCTCGGGCGGCAACTGCGCGAGATGCAGCAGCAGATGGACGGCACGCCGGCCTTTGCGCACAAAACGCATATCGCATTCACAGAGTGGCTCTTCGTGGGACATCGCCCGGATACGCCGCGCTTCACGAATATGGGAGGAGCGATCGCCGCGGCGGCCTTCTTCAATATGCTGATGCAGAATGCGGACGTGGTGCCGGTCTCCGACATGACGGGCATCATGGAGTTCGCGGGTATTTGGAAGAAGCGCGGCCAGGTCTACGCGGCCCCTGCGTACTATGTCTTCCAGATGTACGCGGGCGCGGATGCGACGACGCCGGTTGCAATCACCGGCTCCACTGGCTCCTATGCGGTGAAAGACGGGATCACGCGCCTGCCGAATATCGCCGACGTACCGTATCTCGACACGGTAGCGGCCAAGAACGATGCTGGCGATACGCTGACCCTCTTCGTAGTAAACCGGCATCTGACGCGGGATCTGACGACAGATATCGACGTGCAGGGCTTTGCCGCCGCAGCGACGGCGCAGGTGAAAACGCTGGATGCGCCGAGCCTCTACAACGAGAACACCGACGACAATCCGCAGTCTGTGATTCCGAAAGAGTCCGCGGTGGCAGTAAAAGGCGGAAAGCTGCGCTGCGTCTTTCCCCACGAGAGCGTGACCGTCATCACGCTGAAAAAATCGTAA